In one window of Archocentrus centrarchus isolate MPI-CPG fArcCen1 chromosome 11, fArcCen1, whole genome shotgun sequence DNA:
- the marcksl1b gene encoding MARCKS-related protein 1-B, with the protein MGSQASKGEVAAEANAAAADAAAAKTNGQENGHVKTNGDVSTKPDGDAAATNGSAEAAKEPEAGAGGDTIEPAPAADGEAAKPEGEAAAKETTKEKKKKKFSLKKSFNFKLNIKKSKKSEAVKEEAAAAAPSEEKPAENGAAAPAEEKKEEVKEEAAAEAPKVEEGLTKEEAPKEEAKEAAAPAPEATKPTEESSSTPAPSEKKE; encoded by the exons ATGGGATCCCAGGCATCCAAGGGAGAGGTGGCCGCGGAGGCGAACGCTGCTGCCGCTGATGCTGCCGCTGCCAAAACCAACGGACAG GAGAATGGACATGTGAAGACCAACGGTGATGTCTCTACAAAGCCTGATGGGGATGCTGCTGCTACCAACGGCTCCGCCGAGGCTGCCAAGGAGCCTGAAGCCGGCGCGGGAGGTGACACTATTGAACCAGCGCCTGCTGCAGATGGAGAGGCTGCGAAACCCGAGGGCGAGGCTGCAGCCAAAGAAACCaccaaagagaagaagaagaagaagttctCCCTGAAGAAATCCTTCAACTTTAAACTGAATATCAAGAAGAGCAAGAAGAGCGAGGCTGTGAAAGAGGAAGCAGCTGCCGCTGCCCCCTCTGAGGAGAAGCCTGCTGAGAATGGAGCTGCCGCTCCCGCCgaggagaaaaaggaggaggtgaaggaggaggCTGCCGCAGAGGCTCCGAAGGTGGAGGAGGGGCTGACTAAGGAGGAGGCCCCCAAGGAGGAGGCCAAAGAGGCAGCTGCTCCGGCCCCTGAGGCCACGAAACCAACAGAGGAGAGCAGCTCGACCCCCGCTCCCTCTGAAAAGAAAGAGTGA